The following coding sequences lie in one Euhalothece natronophila Z-M001 genomic window:
- a CDS encoding AAA-like domain-containing protein, protein MDIETAIACINYLLIHNTANGERINEIEEELLRGCWEGKSYQQIARESKRTNDRSYISNCASALWKDLSEALGENIKLSSLKNALQDWYNSGGKAKLESRGFYPRQRHQFFNLLNNNNYIYRQEEETCYYAIVQNICLRLKGLTQVGKTVMIKRVISRLKEEKKYNFVYLSFKEIENERLTNLEDLIRWLAEKITKKLNYNYDLDNYWKPKRLGAIVQCSSYLEEYILSKLEYPVVLCIDDVHLLLPYQQINDNFFKMLRSWLEKEDPVWRDFFRLAIIYTTDIYTSQDINRSPFNLGTVVELSEFNEDEVEKVIKTYPRIQPEQLPSNSVTQFRHLINDNPYLLTIALEYLSVHPKQTLLDIISTASTDVGIYQAHLRNLWLKLEQNSELEALFKKVIKSPNKVMLKPHQSDFLQRMGLVKILPEGGVKPRCELYRQYFSRYWS, encoded by the coding sequence ATGGACATCGAAACAGCAATTGCTTGTATTAACTATCTTCTGATCCATAACACTGCAAATGGTGAAAGAATTAACGAAATAGAAGAAGAACTTCTCCGTGGTTGTTGGGAAGGAAAAAGTTATCAACAAATTGCGCGAGAATCCAAGCGAACCAATGATAGAAGCTATATTAGTAACTGTGCCTCTGCTCTTTGGAAAGACTTATCAGAAGCTCTAGGAGAAAATATTAAACTCAGTTCTTTAAAAAATGCCCTTCAAGATTGGTATAATTCTGGTGGAAAAGCTAAATTAGAATCTCGTGGTTTTTATCCTCGCCAAAGACATCAATTTTTTAATTTATTAAATAACAACAACTATATTTATCGTCAAGAAGAAGAAACTTGTTATTATGCTATAGTTCAAAACATTTGTTTACGGTTAAAAGGCTTAACTCAAGTTGGTAAAACTGTCATGATCAAGCGAGTAATTTCTCGCTTAAAAGAAGAAAAAAAATATAATTTTGTTTATTTAAGCTTCAAAGAGATTGAAAACGAACGCTTAACTAATCTTGAAGATTTAATTCGCTGGTTAGCTGAAAAAATAACGAAAAAACTTAATTATAATTATGATCTTGACAATTACTGGAAACCCAAACGTCTTGGGGCAATTGTTCAATGTAGCAGTTATTTAGAGGAATATATTTTGTCTAAATTAGAATACCCAGTAGTTTTATGTATCGATGATGTCCATTTACTTTTACCTTACCAACAGATTAATGATAACTTTTTTAAAATGCTACGATCATGGTTAGAAAAGGAAGATCCAGTTTGGAGAGACTTTTTCCGTCTAGCGATTATCTATACCACTGATATTTATACCTCCCAAGATATTAACCGATCTCCATTTAATTTGGGAACAGTAGTTGAGTTATCGGAATTTAATGAAGATGAAGTCGAAAAAGTCATTAAAACTTATCCCCGTATTCAACCTGAACAATTACCTTCAAATTCAGTTACTCAATTCCGTCATCTCATTAATGATAATCCCTATTTACTAACTATTGCTCTTGAATACCTTAGTGTTCATCCCAAACAAACACTATTAGATATTATCTCCACTGCTTCAACTGATGTGGGAATTTATCAAGCCCATTTACGTAATTTATGGCTTAAATTAGAGCAAAATTCAGAACTAGAAGCCCTATTTAAAAAAGTTATCAAATCTCCAAATAAAGTAATGCTAAAACCACACCAAAGCGATTTTCTACAAAGAATGGGGCTAGTAAAAATTCTTCCTGAAGGTGGAGTTAAACCTCGTTGTGAGTTATATCGTCAGTATTTTAGTCGCTATTGGAGTTAA
- a CDS encoding 2-phosphosulfolactate phosphatase family protein, which translates to MKLFVYETPEATPTDYLPDCAVVIDVLRATTTIATVLAAGAEAVQAFSDIEELMDVSAKWETKLRLRAGERGGAKVEGCDLGNSPLDCTCELVKGKRFFLSTTNGTRALHRVENSSVVLTAAFVNDHSVIDYLKQEQPETVWLVCSGWQGSYSLEDTACAGKIASLLLPPLSHKIAKSVGNDEVIGAIALYSQWQDNLLELFHLSSHGQRLLRLGQTEDLAYCAQQNVLKVIPTQKEPSILV; encoded by the coding sequence GTGAAGCTATTTGTTTATGAGACCCCAGAAGCAACGCCAACCGATTATCTGCCTGATTGTGCAGTTGTAATTGATGTGCTAAGGGCAACAACGACCATTGCAACAGTCTTGGCTGCAGGGGCTGAAGCAGTGCAAGCCTTTAGTGATATTGAAGAATTAATGGATGTCAGTGCTAAATGGGAAACCAAACTGCGTTTGCGAGCCGGGGAAAGGGGAGGCGCAAAGGTAGAAGGGTGTGATTTAGGGAATTCTCCTCTAGACTGTACTTGTGAGTTGGTGAAAGGGAAACGATTTTTTCTCAGTACCACTAATGGCACTCGCGCCCTGCATCGAGTTGAAAACTCCTCGGTGGTACTGACAGCAGCATTTGTCAATGATCATTCTGTTATTGATTATTTGAAGCAGGAACAACCAGAAACTGTGTGGCTAGTGTGTTCAGGTTGGCAGGGGAGTTATTCCCTTGAGGATACAGCTTGCGCGGGGAAAATTGCTTCTCTCCTTTTACCACCTTTAAGTCATAAAATAGCGAAAAGTGTGGGGAATGATGAAGTGATTGGCGCGATCGCGCTATACTCACAATGGCAGGATAACCTGTTAGAGTTGTTTCATCTATCCAGTCATGGACAGCGCTTATTACGACTGGGACAAACCGAAGACCTTGCTTATTGCGCTCAACAAAATGTTTTAAAAGTGATTCCCACTCAAAAAGAGCCTAGTATTCTCGTGTGA
- the trhO gene encoding oxygen-dependent tRNA uridine(34) hydroxylase TrhO, translating to MLVVTFYKFIELENLEELRDRALSFCQQQNLKGTILLASEGINATLSGEQENLDNFIHFLKQDQRFADIQPKFSESDNPPFHRMKVKIKPEIVTMGVEEINPKITTGQHIDPETWNKLITDPEVLVIDTRNEYEYKVGTFQNAISPKTDHFREFPEFVEENLDPKQHKKIAMFCTGGIRCEKASAYLKEQGFEEVYQLNGGILNYLDSISPEESLWQGECFVFDHRVAVNENLEKGNHEICYGCRHPLSPEDRKSEKYQPGVSCPYCYDQLTKEQRDRFAERWRQEQIARQRQQKHVGAEMPQQSYNF from the coding sequence ATGCTTGTGGTTACGTTTTATAAATTTATTGAATTAGAGAATTTAGAAGAACTGCGCGATCGCGCTCTCAGTTTTTGCCAACAACAAAATCTAAAAGGAACCATTTTATTAGCATCAGAAGGAATTAATGCTACCCTTTCTGGAGAACAAGAAAACCTTGATAACTTTATTCACTTTTTGAAACAAGATCAGCGCTTTGCCGATATTCAGCCCAAATTTTCTGAAAGTGATAACCCCCCTTTTCATCGCATGAAAGTTAAAATCAAGCCAGAAATTGTCACCATGGGAGTTGAAGAAATTAATCCCAAAATTACCACAGGACAACATATTGATCCCGAAACATGGAATAAATTAATTACTGATCCCGAAGTGTTAGTGATTGATACTCGTAATGAATATGAATATAAAGTGGGAACATTTCAAAATGCGATTTCTCCTAAAACAGATCATTTTCGTGAGTTTCCTGAATTTGTGGAAGAAAATCTTGATCCCAAACAACACAAAAAAATTGCCATGTTTTGCACAGGCGGAATCCGTTGTGAAAAAGCTAGTGCTTACTTAAAAGAACAAGGATTTGAAGAAGTCTATCAACTCAACGGCGGCATATTAAATTATTTAGATAGCATTTCTCCTGAAGAATCGTTATGGCAAGGAGAGTGTTTTGTTTTTGATCATCGTGTTGCCGTAAATGAGAATTTAGAAAAGGGAAACCATGAAATTTGTTACGGCTGTCGTCATCCCTTATCTCCAGAAGATCGTAAATCAGAGAAATATCAGCCTGGGGTTTCTTGTCCTTATTGCTATGATCAATTAACTAAGGAACAGCGCGATCGTTTTGCCGAACGTTGGCGACAAGAACAAATTGCTAGACAGCGTCAACAAAAGCACGTTGGTGCAGAAATGCCACAACAATCTTATAATTTTTAA